A DNA window from Hydra vulgaris chromosome 13, alternate assembly HydraT2T_AEP contains the following coding sequences:
- the LOC136089562 gene encoding uncharacterized protein LOC136089562, whose amino-acid sequence MADFIDKTKRKNFKWDHNMVENLINCAISYKARMLYKNLDFDADKVGLYREVRLSMAEIYNKNEEFYFGPVAIDTLNEKDSKEVIKRGIKRVQEKLKEIRQKFSKAVVSGSRSGSGKIIFEFYDQLISLWGSSANIEPLIFGVKGDDFIETEETHFSIDQDLSEEVELVNNSDTAESINNPKKRKSCVPQLIDNKRKHLERNLSAAQRDQLLLKEARDDAQFRKEMAEAMRESTKCFTESINTVSKSMTDLGNGISRSIELLAQAMIVQTQQQSSNQNQFYQHSPNVYSQMQFSPLVLPTNTCLDKITFENIEKK is encoded by the coding sequence ATGGctgattttattgataaaacaaaaagaaaaaacttcaaatgGGATCATAATATGGTAGAGAACCTTATAAACTGTGCTATCAGCTATAAAGCAAGGATGCTTTATAAAAACCTTGACTTTGATGCCGATAAAGTTGGTTTATATAGAGAAGTTCGCTTATCTATGGCAGAgatctataataaaaatgaagagttTTATTTTGGACCTGTTGCCATTGATACTTTAAATGAAAAGGACTCAAAAGAAGTAATAAAACGAGGAATTAAACGAGTTCAAGAAAAATTGAAGGAAATTCGACAAAAGTTTTCGAAAGCAGTTGTTAGTGGAAGTCGAAGTGGAAGtggtaaaattatatttgagtTTTACGACCAGCTCATCTCCTTGTGGGGTAGTTCAGCCAATATTGAACCACTTATATTTGGTGTTAAAGGGGATGATTTTATTGAAACCGAAGAAACTCATTTTTCAATTGATCAAGACTTATCAGAAGAGGTAGAGTTAGTCAACAACAGTGATACTGCTGAAAGTATTAATAaccctaaaaaaagaaaaagctgtGTACCACAACTTATTGACAACAAAAGAAAGCACTTGGAACGAAATTTAAGCGCCGCCCAACGCGACCAGCTACTGCTTAAAGAAGCTAGAGACGATGCTCAATTTAGAAAAGAAATGGCAGAAGCAATGCGAGAATCGACAAAGTGCTTCACAGAAAGTATTAACACTGTAAGTAAATCAATGACTGACCTGGGAAATGGCATAAGTCGTTCTATTGAGCTTTTGGCACAAGCTATGATAGTACAAACTCAACAACAATCATCAAACCAAAATCAGTTCTATCAACATTCACCTAACGTATATTCACAAATGCAATTTAGTCCCTTAGTGTTACCAACAAATACTTGTCTAGATAAAATCACTTTCgaaaatattgagaaaaaataa
- the LOC136089563 gene encoding uncharacterized protein LOC136089563: protein MDVECMWPGSVHDAKVFANSSINMKLRNAILPQTFQNPTKKAEKIPNYLIGDPAYPLLPFCMKEYEHCSNNEEVIFNNMLRAARNPIECAFGRLKARWGILTRKVDLKLEAVPTVIYACFVLHNICEKANSYVDDDLAKLQTDLIKKTKKNTKMYQTQYIL from the coding sequence ATGGATGTCGAGTGCATGTGGCCAGGAAGTGTACATGATGCTAAAGTGTTTGCAAACTCATCAATAAATATGAAGTTAAGAAATGCTATTCTTCCTCAAACGTTTCAAAACCCAACAAAAAAAGCAGAGAAGATACCTAATTATCTTATTGGTGATCCAGCCTATCCATTACTACCATTCTGTATGAAAGAATATGAACATTGTTCAAATAATGAAGAggtaatttttaacaacatgcTTAGAGCAGCACGAAATCCTATTGAGTGCGCTTTTGGTCGCCTTAAAGCTAGATGGGGTATTTTAACAAGAAAGGTTGACCTTAAACTAGAAGCTGTTCCTACTGTTATTTATGCTTGTTTTGTATTGCATAACATATGTGAAAAAGCAAATTCTTATGTTGACGACGACCTAGCTAAATTACAAACAGatctcattaaaaaaacgaaaaagaatacaaaaatgtACCAAACTCAATATATTCTATAA